The Nitrospirota bacterium genomic interval CCGGTGCCATGGGCGTCGTCAATCATAAGCAGGGCTTTGTATTTTTTTGAAAGGAATGCGATATCTTTCAAGGGTGCGATATCGCCGTCCATGCTGAATACCGCATCTGTGACAATAAAATTGTTTTTTGTGGATTTTTTAAGAAGCGCTTCCAGATGATTTGTATCCCTGTGCCTGTAAATTTTAATTTCAGCTTTTGAAAGTCTCAAGCCGTCAATAATACTTGCATGGTTAAGTTCATCGCTCAGGATGGTCCACCCTGCGCTTGCTATGGCAGGTATGATTCCGGTGTTTGCGGCATAACCTGTATTAAAGAGCAAGGCGGATTCTGTTTTTTTGAACTCTGCGATACGCTCCTCAAGTTTTTTGTGCGGGATGTAAGTGCCGCATAAAAGCCTTGAGGAGCCTGAGCCGAAACCATATTTTTTAAAGGCGGATACGGCTGATTTGATAATCTCCGGGCGCTGTGATAACCCTAAATAATCATTTGAGGAAAAATTGATGAACTGTTTCCCGGCAATTGAAATCTTTGGACCTTTTGCAGAGTCAATTAAGGTGAGTTTTCTAAGGAGGTTCTTAACCCTGAGATTTTGGAGTTTGCTTTTGAACCATTTCACGTTTTCCATTTATTGTCATTCCTGCGGAAGCAGGAATCCAGCATATTTTCTCTGGATTCCCGTTTGCACGGGAATGACGTATTTTGTAGAGTTAGAGCTTTTTGAAAACAAAGCCGCCATCTGAATTTCTCAGACACCTTCAATTTCGTGGGGCGCCCAGATGTATTTATGAATCTGCAACTGCAGTCTGACAGGCAGGTTGTCGCGCAAAATCCACAGGGCAAGCGCCTTAGGCTGCATGACTCCATACGCAGGCGCCATGAGGATGTGTTCAAATTTATTTGATAGATTATGTTTTGTGATTATGTCCTTTGCCCATTGATAGTCTGATTCGTCCATGATTACAAATTTTATTTCATCAGTGGCCTTTAAAAAATCCAGATTCTTAAATTTCATCCGCTCGCTCATGCCGCTTTTGGGCGTTTTTAAATCCATTATTATTGTTATCCTCTTGTCAAGGCATCCTACGCAGATGGAGCCGTTTGTCTCAATGAGGACATTGTAGCCTTTATCAAGAAGGTTTTTTATCAGCGGGGGGGTCTCTTCCTGAAGCAAAGGCTCCCCTCCTGTAAATTCAATGCATTTAACGCCGTACTCTTCAATTTTTGAAATTATTTCCTTATCGGAGAGCTCCCTGCCGTGATAATACGCATAGTTTGTATCGCAGTAAGTGCACCGTAAATTGCACCCTGCAAGCCTTATGAATGTGCAGGGGAGTCCTGCATATGTTGATTCTCCCTGAATGCTTTTGAAGATTTCATTTACCTTAAGCATAACGCCCCCATGCAAATTGTTTTGTACAAAATCTTACCACAGAAAACGTTTAAAATTAAAAAATCAATTAACCACAGATTTCACAGATGCCACTGATTGAAAAATTCTTCTAAAAAATCTGAGTAAATCTGTGTAATCTGTGGATAAATTCAGCTTTATTTTCCTTCGTGGTTTCATATTAAAAAATATTAGTGCTTCAGCTTTGTATGCTTTGACCGGGTATCTGCGAAACCATAAGAGGCATTTCGTCCATGCTCCTTGGCATAATACAGCGCCCTGTCCGCCATTTCAATCAGCTCATTTTTATCTTTTGTATTTTCAGGTATGGATGAAAAGCCGATGCTCACGGTTATAAGCGCCTTTTCGCCGTCCGAGCAGGGGAACGGAGTTCCGGCGATTTTTTTCCGCAGTCTTTCTGCAAATATCTTTGCGCCGCTGTAAACGGTCTCAGGCATTATTATACTGAATTCCTCTCCGCCGTACCGTGCGGCGAAGTCCGTGCGGCGCACCTGTTCCTCTATTAAGGAGGCAATCATTTTGAGCGCCGTATCTCCTGCCTGATGTCCGTGCGCGTCATTAAACGCCTTAAAATGATCAATGTCAAGAATCAGCAGGGAGAGAGACCTTCCATAGCGCCTTGACATTTCAACTTCTTCCATTAATCTTTCCTGAAAATGCCTGTGATTGTTGAGACCGGTAAGGCCGTCGGTAATTGCGAGGTTTGCTATCTTGTCGTGCATTGCAATTATCTGAAATGCCTGGAATGCAAAATTCATGAGCTTATCTTCATCGTCCTGCTCAAAGGTGCCGTCAATTTTATTGGCTGTCAGCAGTAATCCCAAAAGCTCGGAGGAGAATATCAAAGGTACGGCCAACAGGTCTCGGACCTCTAAATTTAATTCCGTGAGATTTAAACACTGCTGTGAGCAGCAGACGCTGTCTGCTGTCTTGCTCACCGTGTTGCTGTGACCGGAGGGAACCCTTAAAGGCGACTGATTCCGCAACAGTTTCTTGAAAAAACCTTCAGGTGAAAGGCTGACTGCAGGGGGATTCTGGGAGTCCCGGCTTGTGACAAAAAATCTTGTTAAGTACGACCCGGGCTCAAAAATTATGGCAGCGCAATACTCTGATTTAACAAGATCCTTGGTCCTGTCTACGAGATTTTTCATGATGATTTCAAATTTTGTTTCAGATGTTGTAAAGCCCATGAGTTCATTCAGAATTGCCATTTCCCGCATGGACTTTTGTTTTTCTTCAATCGCATTTTCAAGAGAGGATATTTTCCCTCTGTGTACTGAAACTATAGTGTTAATATCAGCAACGATTGACTGCAGTTCATTCGTGCCGCTGATGTTAATCGGGGAATTATGTCCTCCGGCTATGCTCCGGACTGAATGTGTCAGTTCATCAACAGGATTAACCAGCCTGCGTATCAGCAATCTCAGGGTTATCAGGGCGGTGGTTAGTGCAGTTACGGATAGAATTATTAACAGATAAAGCGCAGGGCCTGAATTTTCAGAAGCGGCAGTGATTAGCTGATATGAGGCGCATATTGCAGTGAATAGGGCGGCGGTGATGAAAAAGCTTATCAGATTTAACCTTTGTTTAAGTTTCATAACAATACTTTAAAGTATAACAAGTATGTTAAGGTTTTGCCTAAATTCCTGTGTTTGACATTTAGCTCTGTCCTTTACTATGATAACATAAAAATTGCGATGTTTTTAGCAATAAAAATATTTTAGAACATATTGTCTAAATGAAATCCCTGTCACTCGGTTATTCGCCTTGTCCTAACGATACCTTTATTTTCTACGCGCTTGTTTATGGGAAGATAGATACAAAAAATCTGAAATTCAATGAAACACTGCTTGATGTTGAAACCCTGAACCGGAAGGCGCTTCAGGCAGAACCGGATTTGACAAAAATTTCCTATCATGCATTCGGACATGTGCGAAGAAATTACTGTCTGCTCAGAGCAGGCGGGGCGCTCGGCAGAGGGTGTGGCCCGCTTGTAGTTGCCAAAAATGAATGTGCAATGGAAGAATTGCGGGGCAAAAAAATCGCCATTCCGGGAAGATTGACCACTGCAAATCTGCTCCTGCAGCTTTTTGATTCATACTTCAACCTTCATCCTTCAACCTTTGTTGAAATGTCGTTTAATAAAATCATTGACGCAGTTGTAAATAAAGATGTTGACGCAGGATTAATAATTCATGAGAGCCGGTTCACATACCCCTCGTACGGCTTAAAGAAAATCATGGACCTCGGTGAATGGTGGGAAAGTGAAACCGGACTTCCGATTCCCCTCGGAGGCATTATCGCAAAGCGGTCTCTCGGCGGGGGCTTGCATAAGAAAATCAGTAAACTCATACGTGCAAGCGTTGAATATGCACTTGCCAACCGCCCGGAGACTCTTGATTACATTAAAAAACATTCGCAGGAGTTATCAGATGATGTTATTAATCAGCACATAAATCTCTATGTAAATGACTATACGCTTGATATTGGTATAGAGGGAGAAAAGGCGGTAAATGAACTTTTAAAAAGAGCAGAAGAGGCGGGGATTGTGCCAAAAGCCAAAGAGGGGGTATGGTGAAAAACAGACCTCTTGCCGCCATTGACATAGGGACAAACACCACCAGGCTTCTGATAGGGCGGGTTAAGAGAAACGGCATTGAGAGGATTTA includes:
- a CDS encoding sensor domain-containing diguanylate cyclase; this encodes MKLKQRLNLISFFITAALFTAICASYQLITAASENSGPALYLLIILSVTALTTALITLRLLIRRLVNPVDELTHSVRSIAGGHNSPINISGTNELQSIVADINTIVSVHRGKISSLENAIEEKQKSMREMAILNELMGFTTSETKFEIIMKNLVDRTKDLVKSEYCAAIIFEPGSYLTRFFVTSRDSQNPPAVSLSPEGFFKKLLRNQSPLRVPSGHSNTVSKTADSVCCSQQCLNLTELNLEVRDLLAVPLIFSSELLGLLLTANKIDGTFEQDDEDKLMNFAFQAFQIIAMHDKIANLAITDGLTGLNNHRHFQERLMEEVEMSRRYGRSLSLLILDIDHFKAFNDAHGHQAGDTALKMIASLIEEQVRRTDFAARYGGEEFSIIMPETVYSGAKIFAERLRKKIAGTPFPCSDGEKALITVSIGFSSIPENTKDKNELIEMADRALYYAKEHGRNASYGFADTRSKHTKLKH
- a CDS encoding 1,4-dihydroxy-6-naphthoate synthase is translated as MKSLSLGYSPCPNDTFIFYALVYGKIDTKNLKFNETLLDVETLNRKALQAEPDLTKISYHAFGHVRRNYCLLRAGGALGRGCGPLVVAKNECAMEELRGKKIAIPGRLTTANLLLQLFDSYFNLHPSTFVEMSFNKIIDAVVNKDVDAGLIIHESRFTYPSYGLKKIMDLGEWWESETGLPIPLGGIIAKRSLGGGLHKKISKLIRASVEYALANRPETLDYIKKHSQELSDDVINQHINLYVNDYTLDIGIEGEKAVNELLKRAEEAGIVPKAKEGVW
- a CDS encoding radical SAM protein, whose product is MLKVNEIFKSIQGESTYAGLPCTFIRLAGCNLRCTYCDTNYAYYHGRELSDKEIISKIEEYGVKCIEFTGGEPLLQEETPPLIKNLLDKGYNVLIETNGSICVGCLDKRITIIMDLKTPKSGMSERMKFKNLDFLKATDEIKFVIMDESDYQWAKDIITKHNLSNKFEHILMAPAYGVMQPKALALWILRDNLPVRLQLQIHKYIWAPHEIEGV
- a CDS encoding aminotransferase class I/II-fold pyridoxal phosphate-dependent enzyme, with the translated sequence MENVKWFKSKLQNLRVKNLLRKLTLIDSAKGPKISIAGKQFINFSSNDYLGLSQRPEIIKSAVSAFKKYGFGSGSSRLLCGTYIPHKKLEERIAEFKKTESALLFNTGYAANTGIIPAIASAGWTILSDELNHASIIDGLRLSKAEIKIYRHRDTNHLEALLKKSTKNNFIVTDAVFSMDGDIAPLKDIAFLSKKYKALLMIDDAHGTG